A portion of the Celeribacter baekdonensis genome contains these proteins:
- a CDS encoding DUF2244 domain-containing protein: protein MPYQWTPDHRNLPQRAALDDAPLVRLDLWPHRSLKGKGFSATIWLMFFGGLIPVVPFIGTVAFWILLIFMMTALSALWLALRRSDRDQLREELLIWPDRIALTHWPAKGKAMTWEANPYWVKLSLHPTEGKVEQYLTLKGGGPAQTREVELGAFLTPEERTHLRDDLALVLGQLKDRPRHTS from the coding sequence ATGCCCTATCAATGGACCCCGGATCATCGCAACCTGCCGCAGCGGGCCGCATTGGATGACGCACCTTTGGTGCGGCTTGACCTGTGGCCGCATCGCAGCCTCAAGGGCAAAGGCTTTTCCGCCACCATTTGGCTGATGTTTTTCGGCGGATTGATCCCGGTTGTGCCCTTTATCGGGACGGTTGCGTTTTGGATTTTGCTGATCTTTATGATGACGGCGCTGTCAGCGCTTTGGCTGGCGCTGAGGCGGTCAGATCGCGATCAGCTGCGCGAAGAGCTTTTGATCTGGCCGGATCGTATCGCGCTGACCCATTGGCCCGCCAAGGGCAAAGCGATGACCTGGGAGGCGAACCCCTATTGGGTGAAACTGTCGTTGCACCCGACGGAGGGGAAGGTCGAGCAATACCTGACGCTGAAAGGCGGCGGTCCAGCACAAACACGCGAAGTGGAGCTTGGGGCCTTTTTGACGCCCGAAGAACGCACGCACCTGCGCGATGATCTTGCGCTGGTTTTAGGGCAACTTAAGGACAGACCACGCCACACATCATAA
- the carA gene encoding glutamine-hydrolyzing carbamoyl-phosphate synthase small subunit: MASGQSSEKPTACLALADGTLFYGKGFGATGTTTAELCFNTAMTGYQEIMTDPSYAGQIVTFTFPHVGNTGVNAEDDETADPVAAGMIVKWDPTEPSNWRAQEELGPWLEKRGRIGMGGIDTRRLTRAIRQQGAPHVAFAHDPEGNFDIEALVKQARAFSGLVGLDLAKDVTCAQSYQWDEMRWAWPDGFPKRDGKGHKVVAIDFGAKRNILRCLASAGCDVTVLPASATAEEVLAHAPDGVFLSNGPGDPAATGTYAVPMIKGVLAADLPVFGICLGHQMLALALGAKTIKMNHGHHGANHPVKDLDTGKVEITSMNHGFTVDAQSLPKGVKETHVSLFDGSNCGIAVEDKPIFSVQYHPEASPGPMDSYYLFERFATAMAARATA; the protein is encoded by the coding sequence ATGGCATCTGGTCAGTCGTCCGAGAAACCAACCGCGTGTCTGGCATTGGCCGATGGCACACTCTTTTACGGCAAGGGGTTCGGGGCCACCGGAACCACCACCGCAGAGCTGTGTTTCAACACCGCCATGACGGGCTACCAAGAGATCATGACCGACCCATCTTATGCCGGTCAGATCGTCACCTTCACCTTCCCGCATGTTGGCAACACCGGCGTGAACGCCGAGGATGACGAGACCGCCGATCCGGTCGCTGCGGGCATGATCGTCAAATGGGACCCGACAGAGCCGTCCAACTGGCGCGCGCAAGAAGAGCTCGGCCCTTGGCTTGAAAAACGTGGTCGCATTGGCATGGGCGGGATCGACACCCGCCGCCTGACCCGCGCCATCCGCCAACAAGGCGCACCACATGTCGCCTTTGCCCACGATCCCGAGGGCAATTTCGACATCGAAGCTCTGGTCAAACAGGCGCGCGCGTTCTCCGGTCTGGTCGGGCTTGATCTGGCCAAAGACGTCACCTGCGCACAGTCTTATCAGTGGGATGAGATGCGGTGGGCCTGGCCGGATGGATTTCCGAAACGGGACGGTAAAGGCCATAAAGTCGTGGCCATTGATTTCGGTGCGAAACGCAACATCCTGCGCTGTTTGGCCTCGGCGGGTTGTGACGTCACCGTCCTGCCCGCCTCTGCCACCGCTGAGGAGGTCTTGGCCCATGCGCCCGACGGCGTGTTCCTGTCCAACGGCCCCGGCGATCCGGCGGCCACAGGCACCTATGCCGTGCCGATGATCAAAGGCGTTTTGGCCGCCGATCTTCCGGTGTTTGGCATCTGTTTGGGGCACCAAATGTTGGCCCTCGCTTTGGGTGCCAAAACAATCAAAATGAACCACGGCCACCACGGGGCAAACCATCCGGTGAAGGATCTCGACACCGGCAAGGTTGAAATCACCTCGATGAACCACGGCTTTACGGTGGATGCGCAGAGCCTGCCCAAAGGCGTGAAAGAGACCCATGTGTCGCTGTTCGATGGCTCCAATTGTGGCATCGCGGTTGAGGATAAACCGATCTTTTCGGTGCAATACCACCCCGAAGCCAGCCCCGGCCCGATGGACAGCTACTACCTGTTTGAACGGTTTGCGACGGCAATGGCGGCTCGCGCGACCGCCTGA
- a CDS encoding GatB/YqeY domain-containing protein: MDMRNRLNAALKTAMKDKDSERLSTLRLINAAIKDREIAARGEGKEECVSDADVLGILGKMVKQRQESAKAFEEGARLELAAKERSEITVIEEFLPRQLSEGEVAQAISDAISETSAESIRDMGKVMGALKTKYTGQMDFGAVGAQIKAKLG; encoded by the coding sequence ATGGATATGCGGAACCGGCTCAACGCGGCATTGAAAACGGCGATGAAAGACAAGGACAGCGAACGCTTGTCCACCTTGCGTCTGATCAATGCGGCCATCAAGGATCGCGAAATCGCGGCTCGGGGTGAGGGCAAAGAAGAATGCGTGTCTGACGCGGATGTGCTTGGTATTCTTGGCAAAATGGTCAAGCAACGCCAAGAAAGCGCCAAAGCGTTTGAAGAAGGCGCGCGGCTTGAACTGGCGGCAAAGGAGCGTTCTGAGATCACTGTGATCGAAGAGTTTTTGCCGCGTCAGTTGTCAGAGGGTGAGGTGGCTCAGGCCATTTCTGATGCCATTTCTGAGACCAGCGCGGAGAGTATCCGCGACATGGGCAAGGTGATGGGCGCTTTGAAAACGAAATACACCGGCCAGATGGATTTTGGCGCGGTGGGTGCACAGATCAAAGCCAAATTGGGATAA
- a CDS encoding cytochrome c oxidase subunit I translates to MADAAIHGHEHGDNRGFFTRWFLSTNHKDIGILYLFTAAVVGFISVCFTVYMRLELMEPGVQFMCLNEAGEAAARFVSGFGAENCAPNGHLWNVMITYHGVLMMFFVVIPALFGGFGNYFMPLQIGAPDMAFPRLNNLSYWLYVCGVALGIASLLSVGSADGQNGAGVGWVLYPPLSTSSPGHSMDLAIFAVHVSGASSILGAINMITTMLNMRAPGMTMFKVPLFAWSIFVTSWLILLSLPVLAGAITMLLTDRNFGTSFFQPGGGGDPILYQHILWFFGHPEVYIVVLPGFGLVSHIIATFSKKAVFGYLPMVWALIAIGVLGFVVWAHHMYTVGLSLTQQSYFMMATMVIAVPTGVKIFSWIATMWGGSIEFKTPMLFAFGFLILFTIGGVTGIVLSQAGIDRAYHDTYYVVAHFHYTMSMGAAFTIFAGIYFYIGKMSGRQYPEWAGKLHFWMFFVGVNLTFFPQHFLGRQGMPRRYIDYPEAFAYWNKISSYGALLSFASFILFIGIVFYTLLAGRRVTENNYWNEYADTLEWTLPCPPPEHTFETLPKQEDWDHQHSH, encoded by the coding sequence ATGGCAGACGCAGCCATCCACGGCCACGAACATGGGGACAACCGGGGCTTTTTCACCCGTTGGTTCCTATCTACAAACCACAAAGACATTGGGATTCTGTACCTCTTCACGGCTGCCGTGGTGGGGTTCATTTCCGTCTGTTTCACCGTTTACATGCGCCTTGAGCTCATGGAACCGGGGGTTCAGTTCATGTGTCTCAACGAAGCTGGCGAGGCCGCAGCGCGGTTTGTGTCGGGCTTTGGCGCTGAGAACTGTGCGCCCAACGGCCACCTTTGGAACGTCATGATCACCTACCACGGTGTGTTGATGATGTTCTTCGTGGTGATTCCGGCGCTGTTTGGCGGTTTCGGCAACTACTTCATGCCGCTGCAAATCGGTGCCCCGGACATGGCCTTCCCGCGCCTCAACAACCTCTCCTACTGGCTCTATGTCTGTGGTGTGGCTTTGGGGATTGCGTCGCTGTTGTCTGTTGGCTCCGCCGATGGTCAAAACGGGGCTGGCGTGGGCTGGGTGCTTTATCCGCCGCTGTCGACCTCTTCGCCGGGTCACTCGATGGACCTCGCGATCTTTGCGGTTCACGTCTCTGGTGCCTCCTCGATCTTGGGCGCGATCAACATGATCACCACCATGCTCAACATGCGCGCGCCGGGCATGACCATGTTCAAAGTGCCGCTGTTCGCCTGGTCGATCTTTGTCACCTCCTGGCTGATCCTTTTGTCCCTGCCAGTTTTGGCGGGCGCGATCACCATGTTGCTCACAGACCGTAACTTTGGCACTTCCTTCTTCCAACCGGGCGGTGGCGGCGATCCGATCCTGTACCAGCACATCCTGTGGTTCTTCGGTCACCCCGAAGTGTACATCGTTGTTCTGCCGGGCTTTGGTTTGGTCTCCCACATCATCGCAACCTTCTCGAAGAAAGCCGTGTTTGGCTATCTTCCGATGGTTTGGGCGCTGATCGCGATTGGGGTTCTGGGCTTTGTTGTTTGGGCACACCACATGTACACTGTGGGTCTGTCGCTGACGCAGCAGTCCTACTTCATGATGGCCACCATGGTCATTGCGGTGCCGACAGGGGTGAAAATCTTCTCTTGGATCGCAACCATGTGGGGCGGCTCGATTGAGTTCAAAACACCGATGCTCTTTGCCTTCGGCTTCTTGATCCTCTTCACCATCGGTGGTGTGACCGGCATCGTTCTGTCGCAGGCTGGCATCGACCGCGCCTACCATGACACCTACTATGTTGTGGCGCACTTCCACTACACCATGTCGATGGGGGCGGCCTTTACCATCTTTGCGGGGATTTACTTCTACATCGGCAAAATGTCCGGGCGTCAGTACCCGGAATGGGCGGGCAAGCTGCACTTCTGGATGTTCTTTGTCGGCGTCAACCTGACCTTCTTCCCACAGCACTTCCTGGGTCGTCAGGGCATGCCGCGTCGTTACATCGACTACCCGGAAGCCTTCGCCTATTGGAACAAGATCTCGTCTTACGGCGCACTTCTGTCCTTCGCTTCGTTCATTCTGTTCATCGGCATTGTGTTCTACACCCTGCTGGCCGGTCGCCGCGTGACCGAGAACAACTACTGGAACGAATACGCAGACACGCTTGAGTGGACCCTGCCCTGCCCGCCGCCGGAGCATACGTTTGAAACGCTCCCGAAGCAGGAAGACTGGGATCACCAGCATTCGCACTAA
- a CDS encoding pyrimidine 5'-nucleotidase yields MVSDQFSHVNTWVFDLDNTLYPPEAALFAQIEVKMTDWVARELGVSLEAANALRSAYWRDYGTTLSGMMAKHGTDPLPYLSYVHDIDFSGLQLDAELKAAITALPGRKIVYTNGSAPYAERVLEARGLTGIFNAVYGIEHAKFHPKPLAEAFDTVLALDGITPNTAAMFEDDPRNLKVPHDLGMKTVYVAAAPLDPPAPHIHHHTDNLSAFLRALIG; encoded by the coding sequence ATGGTATCTGATCAATTCTCTCACGTGAACACATGGGTCTTTGACCTCGACAATACGCTTTACCCGCCAGAGGCCGCGCTTTTTGCCCAGATCGAGGTCAAAATGACCGATTGGGTGGCACGCGAATTGGGCGTGAGTTTAGAGGCGGCCAATGCGTTGCGCAGCGCCTATTGGCGCGATTATGGCACCACACTGTCGGGGATGATGGCCAAACATGGCACCGACCCATTGCCCTATCTCAGCTACGTGCATGACATCGACTTTTCCGGCCTGCAGCTTGATGCCGAACTCAAAGCGGCGATCACCGCCCTGCCCGGCCGCAAAATTGTCTACACCAACGGCTCCGCCCCCTATGCCGAACGGGTGTTGGAGGCGCGCGGCTTGACCGGAATTTTCAACGCCGTCTACGGCATTGAACACGCTAAATTTCATCCCAAACCTCTGGCCGAAGCCTTTGACACCGTGCTGGCCCTCGACGGGATCACGCCCAACACGGCGGCGATGTTCGAAGACGATCCGCGCAACCTCAAAGTCCCGCATGATCTGGGGATGAAGACCGTCTATGTCGCCGCCGCACCGCTTGATCCGCCCGCGCCTCATATCCATCACCACACCGACAATCTGTCGGCGTTTTTGCGCGCGCTGATCGGCTGA
- a CDS encoding glycosyltransferase family 2 protein: MDHEVLDAQTTPPIGPHAPTRSPIGQILVNMGALDPGDLVRAAAMRQREDARIGDILLAHGMVDEPTLYRALAQQHHATVADFDKTAPDVRLIDRLGADECLRRGLLPWCQVGGTVIIASCRPEQFEDLRPRLSALFGPVRMAVASETAMHEALLRSRQRKLALSAETRVAAHESCREMDIRKLTRMMSSLAVLGLILALLSPMSAAILLTAWAVLTLVVSTGLKIAATFAQASTARTRQSTFSSRRTKTALPTVSIMLPLFKEREVATRLIKRVSRLTYPRELLDICLVVEEDDTVTQDAIASTDLPRWMRQIIVPRGGVKTKPRAMNFALDFCRGSIIGIYDAEDAPEPEQIHKVVAHFAQTGPEVACVQGILDFYNARTNWLSRCFTVEYATWFRVILPGYERMGLAVPLGGTTLFFRRETIEELGGWDAHNVTEDADLGIRLARHGYRTELLHTVTEEEANCRLWPWVKQRSRWLKGYAMTYAMHMQNPRALWRDLGAWRFFGVQALFLGALSQFVLAPFLWSFWLFPLGLPHPMRAILPHDVLVVLGTIFLLSEVVTVAVGMAATSTPKHKWLWLWVPTLHFYYPLATLAALKGLWEMVTKPYYWDKTAHGVHDLGFHEDEPDTASAPNSAPSPMSSQPRPAPLVLGTDQRIAASPSSAATPQKPATPLILYPAAKPRQNSHESGADRVRAFGEATSAFVFERLEQDASGSVPKPGRRLTFGLDLEAAPNTPALRRALEAAAVAFDPDRLRPAPKPDPKTMRPPPPETTIPLPHQIKDPSPRLPVNTPNAPEWAHMAAFVEVPEFLPTAPIEEPHRLSGTSGKLGEA, from the coding sequence GTGGACCATGAGGTCTTGGACGCACAAACCACGCCCCCGATTGGCCCCCACGCTCCCACGCGCAGTCCCATTGGTCAGATCCTCGTCAATATGGGCGCGTTGGACCCGGGCGATCTGGTCCGCGCTGCGGCTATGCGCCAACGCGAAGATGCACGCATCGGCGACATCCTTTTGGCCCACGGCATGGTCGATGAACCCACACTCTACCGCGCCTTGGCCCAGCAACATCATGCCACCGTCGCCGATTTTGATAAAACCGCGCCGGACGTGCGACTGATTGATCGTCTGGGCGCGGATGAATGCCTGCGCCGGGGGCTTTTGCCATGGTGTCAGGTCGGCGGCACGGTGATCATCGCCTCATGTCGCCCCGAACAATTCGAAGACCTGCGCCCGCGTCTCAGCGCACTGTTTGGTCCGGTCCGCATGGCCGTGGCCTCAGAAACGGCGATGCACGAGGCGCTCCTGCGTTCGCGTCAACGCAAACTCGCGCTATCGGCGGAAACCCGTGTGGCGGCGCATGAAAGCTGTCGCGAAATGGACATTCGCAAACTGACGCGGATGATGTCGTCTTTGGCGGTTTTGGGCCTCATACTGGCGCTGTTGTCGCCGATGAGCGCTGCGATCCTGTTGACCGCATGGGCGGTGTTGACCCTTGTCGTCTCCACCGGCCTCAAAATCGCCGCCACCTTTGCACAGGCCAGCACCGCGCGCACCCGCCAAAGCACGTTTAGCAGTCGCCGCACCAAAACCGCCCTGCCCACCGTGTCGATCATGCTGCCCCTGTTCAAAGAGCGCGAGGTCGCGACGCGGCTGATCAAACGGGTGTCGCGGCTGACCTATCCGCGCGAACTTTTGGACATTTGTCTTGTGGTCGAAGAAGATGATACCGTCACCCAAGACGCCATTGCCAGCACGGATTTGCCGCGTTGGATGCGGCAAATCATCGTGCCACGCGGCGGGGTCAAAACCAAACCACGGGCGATGAATTTTGCCCTCGATTTCTGTCGCGGCTCGATCATTGGCATCTATGACGCCGAGGATGCGCCCGAGCCGGAACAAATTCACAAAGTCGTCGCCCATTTCGCCCAAACCGGACCAGAAGTGGCCTGTGTTCAGGGCATTTTGGATTTTTACAACGCCCGTACCAATTGGTTGTCGCGCTGTTTCACCGTCGAATACGCGACATGGTTTCGGGTGATTTTGCCCGGCTATGAGCGCATGGGGCTGGCCGTCCCTTTGGGCGGCACCACGTTGTTTTTCCGCCGCGAGACGATTGAGGAACTGGGCGGATGGGACGCGCATAACGTGACTGAGGATGCCGATCTGGGCATCCGTTTGGCGCGCCATGGCTACCGCACCGAATTGTTGCACACGGTGACAGAGGAAGAGGCCAATTGTCGCCTCTGGCCCTGGGTCAAACAGCGCTCTCGCTGGCTCAAAGGCTACGCGATGACCTATGCGATGCATATGCAAAACCCGAGAGCGCTCTGGCGTGACCTCGGCGCATGGCGGTTTTTCGGGGTTCAGGCGCTGTTTCTGGGCGCCTTGTCGCAATTTGTGCTGGCGCCGTTCCTGTGGTCGTTCTGGCTGTTCCCCTTGGGCCTCCCGCATCCGATGCGCGCGATCTTACCGCATGACGTCTTGGTCGTATTGGGGACGATTTTCCTTCTGTCCGAAGTGGTGACTGTGGCGGTGGGCATGGCGGCGACCTCGACCCCGAAACACAAATGGCTTTGGCTTTGGGTGCCGACGCTGCATTTCTATTATCCACTGGCCACTCTGGCGGCGCTCAAAGGCCTGTGGGAGATGGTGACCAAGCCCTATTATTGGGACAAAACCGCCCATGGCGTGCATGATTTGGGATTCCATGAGGATGAGCCAGACACCGCATCAGCACCAAACTCAGCGCCCTCCCCGATGTCGTCACAGCCCCGCCCCGCCCCTTTGGTGCTGGGCACCGATCAACGCATCGCTGCAAGCCCCTCGAGTGCCGCCACCCCGCAAAAACCCGCCACCCCATTGATCCTCTATCCCGCCGCCAAACCCAGACAGAACAGCCATGAGAGCGGTGCAGATCGCGTTCGGGCCTTTGGCGAAGCGACCAGTGCCTTTGTGTTTGAGCGCCTTGAACAGGATGCGTCGGGATCGGTGCCCAAGCCGGGGCGGCGTTTGACCTTTGGTCTTGATCTTGAAGCCGCGCCCAACACCCCCGCATTGCGGCGTGCGCTTGAGGCGGCGGCGGTGGCGTTTGACCCCGACCGTCTACGCCCCGCGCCGAAGCCAGACCCAAAAACCATGCGTCCACCTCCGCCCGAAACCACCATCCCACTGCCGCATCAAATCAAAGACCCGAGCCCGCGCCTCCCGGTCAATACACCAAACGCGCCCGAATGGGCGCATATGGCCGCGTTTGTTGAGGTGCCCGAGTTTCTTCCAACCGCCCCCATCGAAGAGCCGCATCGTTTGAGCGGAACCTCTGGGAAACTCGGGGAGGCGTGA
- a CDS encoding GntR family transcriptional regulator, translated as MKDPRAGQKDAYGLILDAIDTGVYRPGDRLVESELAERFGVSRTPIREALQRLETQSMLTRDGRSLIVASLDHNQMADLYVVRTELEGLAARLAARHATSEEVRVLRDMVEEDRGLIGKPDAMSRANRRFHKQIHLASHNRYLVQQLDLVHRSMALLATTSLAAEGRGEEAIKEHDQIVSAIEARDGDRAHKALSEHISKAFVTRLKIDADKVR; from the coding sequence ATGAAAGATCCGCGCGCTGGGCAAAAGGACGCTTATGGGCTGATCCTGGATGCCATCGACACCGGGGTGTATCGCCCCGGCGACCGGCTTGTTGAAAGTGAGCTGGCCGAACGCTTTGGCGTGTCGCGCACTCCGATCCGCGAGGCGTTACAGCGGCTTGAGACCCAATCCATGCTGACGCGGGATGGGCGTTCACTGATTGTCGCCTCTTTGGATCACAATCAGATGGCGGATCTCTACGTTGTGCGCACCGAACTTGAAGGGCTTGCGGCCCGTCTTGCGGCGCGTCATGCCACCTCTGAGGAGGTGCGTGTGTTGCGTGATATGGTCGAAGAGGACCGCGGCCTGATCGGCAAACCCGACGCCATGTCGCGCGCCAATCGCCGGTTTCACAAACAAATCCACCTCGCCTCGCACAACCGCTACCTGGTGCAACAGCTTGATTTGGTGCACCGCTCCATGGCCCTGCTCGCCACCACCTCTTTGGCCGCCGAAGGCCGGGGCGAAGAGGCGATCAAAGAACATGATCAGATCGTCTCAGCGATTGAAGCGCGCGATGGCGATCGCGCGCACAAGGCGCTGTCAGAGCATATTTCCAAGGCCTTTGTGACGCGCCTGAAAATCGACGCCGATAAGGTCCGTTAA